GGACGGGCGGGTCCGCGTCGAGCCGGTGCAGGCGTGGACCGACCTCGCCGCGTTCCGCCGCGAGCTGCCCGCGCTCGTGCGCAAGATCAAGCCGCGCAAGCTCGGGTGGTTCCCGACCGGCCCGGCGGCCGCCGTGGCGGCCGAGCTGGTGAAGCGGAAGGGCTGGCCGCCGCCGGGGGTCGAGCTGGAGGAGATCCGTAGCGACGTGCCGGTGGTGTGCATGGGCTTCGCCGAGCAGGTCACCTCGCGACAGATCGCGCACTCCGGCGACCCGCTGCTGGACGCGCAGGTGGAGGCTGCCGAACGGCAGATGCGCGGCGACGCGTGGGTGTTCATCCGGCGCGGGGTGGGGCACGTCAATGCCGTGTACGCCGCGGCGGGCGCGGTGCACCTCGCGCGGACGCTGCCGGCCCCGGTCGGCAAGCCGCGGATCGTTCGGCGGAGGAAGCGAGGGGACGACGACACGCAAGCCGCCGCCTGACTCCTGAATACCTGATCACCTGTGCAGGTGTTCATGTATTGTCGCGGCCGTGGGATGGCTGCGCACGCTGCTGAGATGGTCCGAGGCGCCCGGCTCGCCGAGCGCGCCCGAGCCGTCCGTAACGTTCTCCCACGACCTGCCCACCCCGGTAGACACGCTGGTCTCGGGGGCGTCGAAGTTCTCGAACACGCCGGTGACGCGGGCGCTCGCGCTGTCCGTCCCGGCCGTGCTGCGCGGCCGCAACCTGCTGTGCTCGATCGCCACGCTGCCGCTGGTCACCCGCGACAAGGACCGCATGCTGGTCCGGTCGTCCCTGCTGGAGCAGATCGACCCAAACGTGGCGAACGTGGTCACCCTGGCGCAGACGGTCGAAGACCTCGTGTTCGATGCGATCTCCTGGTGGCAGATCACCGACCGGCTCGCCGACGGGTTCCCGCGCTCGGCCGTGCACGTCGACGTCAACACGGTGTCGCTGAACCCGCCACCGGGCGCACGCCAGCTCCGCACGCTGCCGTCCGGGCAGCAGCTTCCCGGCGGCGTGGTGTGGGTGAACGGCCAGCCGGTGCCCGGGCAGGACATGATCCGGTTCGACTCGCCGAACCCGCCCCTGCTCGGCGCTGCGGCGCGCGCGATCCGGCGCGCGATTCTGTTCGACCGGGCGTCGTCGATGTACGCCAGCGACCCGCGGCCACAGGACTACTTCACCCCGGCTGAGAACGCGGACCCGATCGAAGACGACGAGGTCGAAGAGATCCTGGACGACTGGGAGGCTGCGCGGCGCGAGCGCGCTACCGCCTACGTGCCGGCCGCCCTGAAGTACCAGACCGTCAACGCGCCGACGCCCGCCGAGCTGCAGCTGGTCGAGCTGAAGAAGGAAGCGACGATCGAGATCGCGAACGCGCTCGGTCTGGACGCCGAAGACCTGCAGGTGTCGACGACGTCGCGCACGTACGCGAACGCGACCGACCGGCGGCGCGACCGGATCAACGACGTGCTGGCCATGTACATGCGGGCCGTGACCGACCGGCTGTCCATGAACGACGTCACCCGCCGCGGTCAGAAGGTCGAGTTCAACCTCGACGACTACCTGAAGGCCAACGCGACCGAGCGGTGGAACACCTACCAGACCGGGCTCACCACGCGCGTGCTCACCGTGCCGGAGGTGCGCGAGATGGAGGGGCTGCCCGCCATTCCGGTCGAGGTCTCTCCGCGCCAGCAACAGACACCCGCGGCTGATCAGGGCCAGCCGCAGACCACCGAGGAGGCCGGCATGACCCGGACCGCGACGAGCGCGCAGTTCGCCGAGGACAGCAACCACGACGTGATCGCGTTCGCGATCCCGGTCGCCGATGCGAACTTCCGCGTCGACGTCGAGAAGCGCACCGTCTCCGGGCTGCTCGTGCCGTGGAACAAGGTCGCCCGCTCGGGGTGGGCGAAGTACCGGTTCTCCAAGGACAGTCTGTCCTGGTCGGACACCAGCCGGGTGAAGCTCAACCTCGACCACAACCGTTCCGAGGCCATCGGCTACGCCGTGAAGCTCGAATCCACGGACAAGGGCCTGGAGGGCACGTTCAAGATCGCCCGCGGCGAGGACGGCGACAAGGCGCTGATGAAGGCCGACGACAAGGTGCTGGACGGGTTCAGCATCGAGGCCGAGTTCAACGAGGACGGTTCCAGCTGGGGCGCCGACCCGAACGACGACATGGTGCGGCTGGTGTCCGACGCGCGGCTGGCCGGCGTGGCGCTGACCGCGTTCCCCGCATTCGACGACGCCCGGGTGTCGGGCGTCAAGGCATCACGGAAGGACAGCAGGATGACGGACAAGCCCGACGGCCCGCAGGGGCAGCAGGGAACCGCGGTCGCCGGGCCGGACGCGGCGACGACTGCCGCGTTCACCGCCGCGGTCGAGGCGTTCACGAAGAACACCGGCACGCTCGCCGAGGCGATCTCGACGCTGGTCGAGGTCCAGCAGAACGGCAGCGAGGGACCCGCGTTCGTCGACCCGACCCGCCCCAAGGCGCGGTTCTCGGTCAACGAGGAGGCGCTGTACCGGTTCGACGGCTCCCGCGGCAAGCACGACTTCTCCACGGACATCATCTCGGGCGCGAAGGGCGACCACGAGGCGCTGAAGCGCGCGGAGCAGTGGATCCAGGAGAACTTCGCGTTCCCCGGCGGCGCCGACTTCGCGGTGAACCAGGCCGGCGTCAAGGCGCTGAACCCGGACATCAACCGGCCGGACCTGTACGTGGACCAGCTGGAGTACCCGACCCCGATCTGGGACGCGATCCGCAAGGGCACGATCGACGACAACACGCCGTTCGTGCTGCCCAAGTTCCAGTCGGCCTCGAACCTGGTGAACAACCACACCGAGGGCACCGAGCCGACGCCGGGCGCGTTCAGCACGACCACACAGACCATCACGCCGTCGGCGGTGTCGGGCAAGGTCGAGGTGACTCGCGAGGCGTGGGACCAGGGCGGCAACCCGCAGCTGTCCACGATCCTGTGGCGGCAGATGGTGCGGGAGTACAACGAGGCGCTGGAGGAGGCTTCCGCGGCGCTGCTGGAGAGCCTCACCGTCACCACCGTGACGCTCACCGCCGGTGCCGTCGACACCGCGCTGGCGCAGGAAGTGAAGGAGGCGCTCGCCGCGCTGCACTTCAGCCGTGGCGGGTTCCGGTTCCGCGACTTCAAGCTGGAGCAGGGGCTGTACACCGCGCTGGCCGCGGCCAAGGACGCCGACGGGCGGCCGCTGTTCCCCGTGCTCGGCGCGACCAACGCCGACGGCACGATGGGCCAGTTCTTCGGCTCCCTGGCGATCGGCGGGCTGGCCGGCGTCCCGGCGTGGGCGCTGCCGTTCGTCGACGGCGCCGCGAACGACTCCTACCTGTTCAACCGGGAGGACGTCCACGGCTGGGCCTCGAACCCGCAGCGGCTCGACTTCCAGTACCGCGTCGCGTTCGTCGACGTCGCCGTGTGGGGCTACAAGGCGCTGGCCTGCACCCGCACCGACGGCGTCCGCAAGATCACCTACGACAACGCCGCGGTCTGATCGTGAGCGGGCAGTTGGAGCGGCCGCCGACGAGCGGGCCGGGCTCGGGAGCGGCGGCGTGGCGCGCCTACGCCGCCGCGCTCACCGGCTCGCCCGCCGAGGCGTGGGCGGAGCTGTCGCGCGACGAGGTGATCGCACAGCTGGAGTCCGACGGCGTCGTGGCGGCGGCGCCGGAGGACGGCGGACCGAGCGCGGGTGCAGCGCCGGCCGCCACGGGCGCGCCCGAGGAGAGCGGGCGCAAGGACGGCGTCGCCCCGGTCGTCGAGGGGCCGGCCGGGGCGCGCCGTCCGCTGTGGATGGTGCCCACTGACGACGGAATGGTGCCCGAGGTCGAGCTTCGGGCACGGCAGCGGCAGCGGTAAGGAGGTGAGCGGAGATGGCCTGGCAGCCTGACTATGCCAGCGCGGCCGAGCTGGCCGAGTACGTGCGTGGCGACGAGACGGTGGACGGCGACGAGCTGGCGGTGGCCGTCTCCGCCGCCTCGCGCGCAATCGACGAGTTCACCCACCGGCAGTTCGGGCAGACCGACGTCGAGCAGCGGTTCTACACCGCGCGCTGGTCCGCGTACCGCGACACCTGGCTGGTGCGGATCGACGACGTCATGGTGGTCCCGACCGAGGTCGCCACCGACCCCGGAGACGACACCTGGACGACGGTCGGCAACCCGCGGATGCTGCCGCGCAACGCGGCGGCCGAGGGCCGGCCGTGGACGGAACTCCAGTTGCCGAGCACGATCGGGAGCATCGCCGTCGACGGCGTACGCGTCACCGCTCGGTTCGGATGGACCGAAGTACCCGACACCATCAAGCAGGCGACGCTGCTGCAGGCGTCGCGCCTGTTCGCACGCCGGGACTCGCCGTTCGGCGTGGCCGGATCGCCGGACATCGGGTCCGAGCTGCGGCTACTCGCCAAGCTCGACCCGGATGTTCAGGTGATGGTGGCCAACTACTGTCGCGACCGGAAGCGGGTCGGGTGATCCCGTGAACCTCGCGACCGTGATGGACGAGATGGGCGAAGCGCTCAGCGCGATCGCCGGGCTGAACGTCTTCCCGTTCAGCGCCCAGCGGATCACACCGCCGGCGGCGATCGTGGACTGGCCGGATCCGCTGAACTACGACGCCACGATGCAGCGCGGCAAGGACCGGTTCACCCTGCCGCTGTACGTGGTGGTTGGCAAGGTCGATGCGCGCTCGGCGCGGGACCGGCTCGCCGTCTACCTCGACAGCGCCGACCCGAAGAGCGTAAAGACCGCGCTGGAGAGCCACGCCTTCACCTCGTGTGACTCGGTCCGGGTCACCGAAGCCCGCGTGGACGCGGTGACCATCTCTGGCGTCGAGTACCTCGGCGCGATCTTTCAGACCGATGTGATTGGACCGGGAGGTTCCTGATGGCTGTGCACGGCAAAAACCTCGTCGTGATGATCAACACGACGGACATCAGCGAGTTCTGCAACTCGGTAGCGCCGAAGCGTTCCGCGGACTCGCACGACACCACGACCTTCGGCAAGAAGTCGAAGACCTACCAGGGCGGGTTGCTGGACGGCACGGTGTCGATCGAGGGGTTCTACGAGAGCGGCACCACCGGACCGAAGACGATCCTTGAAGGAGCCCTGGGAACCACCGTCGACTTCGTCTATCGGCCGGAAGGCACCGGCTCGGGCAAGCCCGAGCAGTCCGGTGACGCTGTGGTCACCTCCTACGAAGAGACCGCCCCGGTGGCGGACATGATCACGTTCAAAGCCGAACTTCAGCTGTCCGACGACTTCGACACCACCACGCAGCCCACCACCCCCTGATCGAGATAGGAACTCTCCACTATGGACAAGTCGGCACTGCTCAAACCGCGGCTGGCCGAGCGGGACGTGGAGGTCCCGGGCGTCGGCACCGTTCGGGTCCGCAGCCTCTCCCGGGCCGAGGCGCTTTCGCTCAGGGGCAAGGAGATGTCCGCGGGGAAGATGGAACGCACCCTGCTGGCGATGGCGATGGTCACCCCCGCGCTCACCGAGGACGAGGTGAAGCAGTGGCAGGACGCGGCCCCGGCTGGGGAGCTCAACGCGGTGCAGGACGCGATCCTGGAGCTGTCCGGCATGAAGAAGGAGGCCGCCAAAAGCGATCTGGCTGGAGATGCAGAGTGAGGACTCGGACCTGGAATTCGAGTTCTACCTGGCCGATCGCCTAGGCCGCACGGTCGCGGAGCTGCGCGAGTCCCTGTCGCAGGACGAGTACGTGGCGTGGACCGTCTACTTCGGCCGGAAGGCGCAGCGGCAAGAACTGGCGATGAAATCGGTGAAGCGCGGGAGGTGAACGGGGCGTGGCGGACGAGCTGATCCGGGTCGAGGGCTGGCGGGAGCTGTCCCGCTCGCTCCGGCGCGCCAACTCCGAGCTGCCCAAGGGGCTGCGGCTCGCGGCGAACGAGGCCGCGCAGCTCGTCGTCAACGACGCCCGCCCGAAGGTGCCGGTCGGTCCGGGCAAGGGCGGGCACGCCGCCTCCTCGATCAAGGCCGCCTCCACCCGCACCGCGGCTCGGGTGCAGGGCGGCGGGTCGAAGTTCCCCTACTACCCCTGGCTGGACTTCGGCGGGCGCGTCGGGCCGAACAAGAGCGTCCGGCGGCCGTTCATGAAGACCGGCCGCTACCTGTGGAAGTCCTACGCCGACCAGAAGACCAAGGTCGCTGAATCCCTCGACACCGCGCTGCGCCGGGTGATCGAGGAAGCCGGAATCGGGGTGGAGTGATGGCCGGGCTCGGACCCACCGTCAAGCTCGTCTTCGCCGGCGACGCCACGCAGCTGGACAAGACCATGAAGGACGTCGGCGACTCCGGCGACCGCATGGTGAAGGCGTTCAGCGCCAAGAGCGCCGGGCTCGCGCTCGCCGGCGGCATGGCCGCAACCGGGCTCGTCGACGCGTTCCAGCAGAACCTCGACATCGGCTCGGCGAACGCCAAGCTCGAAGCCCAGCTCGGCGCGGGCAGCGAGTTGGCCGCGGCAGCTGGGGAGATCGCCGGCAACCTCTACGCCGACGCCTACGGCGACAGCCTGGCGACGGTGAACGACGCGGTGAAGACCGTGCTGCAGTCCGGGGCGCTGATGGAGGACGCCTCGAACGAGCAGATCCAGGCGATCACCGCCAACGCCATGTCGCTGTCGGACGCGTTCGGGGTCGACGTGCAGTCGTCGATGAACGCCGTCGCCCAGCTGATGCGCACCGGGCTCGCGCCGAGCGCCGAGGCCGCGCTGGACGTGATCACCCGCGGGTTTCAGCAGGGCGTCGACAAGGGCGGCGACTTCCTCGACACGCTCAACGAGTACTCCACGCAGTTCCGCAAGCTCGGGCTGGACGCCACGTCCGCCACGGGCCTGATGTCGCAGGGGCTGCAGGCCGGCGCCCGGGATGCTGATGTCGTCGCGGACGCGCTGAAGGAGTTCTCCATTCGCGCCGTCGACGGCAGCAAGACCACCGCCGACGGGTTCAAGATGCTGGGGCTCAACGCCGACCAGATGGCCTCGCAGATCGCGCAAGGCGGGCAAACCGCGTCGGCCGGGCTCGACGTGGTGCTGGACCGGCTGCGGGACATCAAGGACCCGGTGCTGCAGTCGCAAGCGGCGGTGGCACTGTTCGGCACCCAAGCCGAAGACCTGGGGGCGGCGCTGTACGCGCTGGACCCCACTACGGCGGTAGCCGCGCTGGGCAACGTCGACGGCGCGGCGGCGGTGGTGAACGAGACGCTGTCCGACACCGCGCAGAACAAGATCACCGCGCTGCAGCGCGGGTTTCAGGACTGGACCAACTCGCTGGTGACCACGAACGGGCCGCTCGGCGACCTCGCTGCCGGGGTGATGGCCTTCGGCCAGCCCGCGCTCACGATGCTGTCGAGCATCGGCGTGATCGCGCTCGCGTTCCAGGGCTTCGGCATGACCCTGCTCACCACCGTCATCCCGGCGGTGTGGTCCTTCACCACGGCGTTGCTCGCGAACCCGATCACGTGGATCGTGCTCGGCGTGATCGCGCTCATCGCGGCGATAGTGCTGCTGATCACCCACTTCGACCAGGTCAAGGCCGTGGCGACCTCGGTGATCTCGTGGATCGGCGACCGGTTCGAGTGGGTGAAGAACCTCGTGGGCGGGGTCGCAGGCTGGATCCGCGACCGGTTCGTGGAGGGGTTCAACTGGGTGCGCAACGTCGCCGGTGGCGTGTTCGACTGGTTCGGCTCGCTGCCGGGCCGCATCGGCGGCGTGTTCTCCACCATCGGCGAGGGCATCAAGAACGCCTTCCGCTCGGCGTTCAACTTCGTGGCCGACATCTGGAACAACACCGTCGGCCGGATCTCGATCACCATTCCGTCGTGGGTGCCGGTGATCGGCGGCAACTCGTTCTCCGCGCCGAAGATCCCGAAGTTCCACACCGGCGGCGTCGTGCCCGGTGCGCCCGGCCAGGAGGTGCTCGCGCTGCTGCAGGCCGGGGAGACCGTCATCCCCGCGAACGCCTCGGGCGGCGCGGGCGCCATCGTGATCAAGGGCGACGGCTCGCCGATCGCGGAGGTGCTGATCGAGGTGCTGTCCAAGGCCATTCGCGGGCAGGGCGGCAACGTCCAGGAGGTGCTCGGCGGATGAGCCGCATCGAGCCCACCACCGTCGAGCTGTACCTGGGCCGGTGGACCGACATCACCGGCGACGTAGCGACAGACCCGGGCGTCCAGATCTCGCGCGGTCGGCAGAACGAGGGCACCAAGCTCACCACGCCGACGACGTGCAAGTTCGATCTGCGCAACGGCGCGGAGGCGTCGGCCGGTGCCGGCACCTACGATCCCCGGTGGCCCGCCTCGCCCTACTTCGGCGTGCTCGGCAAAGGCACACCCGTCCGGGTCACGCTGCGGCGTGCGTGGGACACCTTCGGCCGCACGGTCGTGAACGGCTGGGGTACCTCCGATGCTGGGTGGCCGTGGGGGATCGTCGGGTTCGGCGGCCCGGTCGCAGCCGACTTCGCTGTCGGCTCCGGTGCGGCCACGCATCGCGTGCCGAACGCCTCGGCCTACGCGCTGTCCTACCTGCAGGGCTTCATGCAGCGGGATGTGGACGTGCAGGTGACGTGCTCGCTGCCGTTCAGTCTCGTCTCTGGCGGGGTGATCCAGCCGGCCAACATCCTGCTGCGCTACACCGACCAGAACAACTACAACCTGGTGCGCGTCGAGATCGGCACAGACGAGGCGATCGCGGTCAAGTTCGTCACCGTCGTGGCCGGCGTAGAGACGGTGTTCTCCGAGACTGCGACCGACGGCGGCGCGTTCGTGGGTACCAGCGTCACCGGGCTGACCCACTCGGCCGCGCTGTCGTTCACGGTCCGGGCCGTCGTGGAGAACACCACGACCCGGGCGAAGATCTGGCAGTCCGACCAGGAGGAGCCGTTCAACTGGCTGTGGTACTGCCGCAGCAACGCCAACGACGGGAAGGGCAGCGTCGGGATCCGCTCCGCCGTCGGTGCCGGGAACACCAACGTCCCGGTGACATTCACCTACGACGACTTCGTCGTGCGCTCGCCGCGGTTCTACGGCTCGCTGTCTTCCCTGCAGCAGAAGCAGGACAAGTCCGGGAAGAACCGGTGGGTCGAGGTCGAGGCGGCGGACATGCTGCGGCGTCTCCAGTCGGGCGCGTCGCCCCTGCAGTCCGC
The window above is part of the Amycolatopsis thermoflava N1165 genome. Proteins encoded here:
- a CDS encoding phage portal protein, producing MGWLRTLLRWSEAPGSPSAPEPSVTFSHDLPTPVDTLVSGASKFSNTPVTRALALSVPAVLRGRNLLCSIATLPLVTRDKDRMLVRSSLLEQIDPNVANVVTLAQTVEDLVFDAISWWQITDRLADGFPRSAVHVDVNTVSLNPPPGARQLRTLPSGQQLPGGVVWVNGQPVPGQDMIRFDSPNPPLLGAAARAIRRAILFDRASSMYASDPRPQDYFTPAENADPIEDDEVEEILDDWEAARRERATAYVPAALKYQTVNAPTPAELQLVELKKEATIEIANALGLDAEDLQVSTTSRTYANATDRRRDRINDVLAMYMRAVTDRLSMNDVTRRGQKVEFNLDDYLKANATERWNTYQTGLTTRVLTVPEVREMEGLPAIPVEVSPRQQQTPAADQGQPQTTEEAGMTRTATSAQFAEDSNHDVIAFAIPVADANFRVDVEKRTVSGLLVPWNKVARSGWAKYRFSKDSLSWSDTSRVKLNLDHNRSEAIGYAVKLESTDKGLEGTFKIARGEDGDKALMKADDKVLDGFSIEAEFNEDGSSWGADPNDDMVRLVSDARLAGVALTAFPAFDDARVSGVKASRKDSRMTDKPDGPQGQQGTAVAGPDAATTAAFTAAVEAFTKNTGTLAEAISTLVEVQQNGSEGPAFVDPTRPKARFSVNEEALYRFDGSRGKHDFSTDIISGAKGDHEALKRAEQWIQENFAFPGGADFAVNQAGVKALNPDINRPDLYVDQLEYPTPIWDAIRKGTIDDNTPFVLPKFQSASNLVNNHTEGTEPTPGAFSTTTQTITPSAVSGKVEVTREAWDQGGNPQLSTILWRQMVREYNEALEEASAALLESLTVTTVTLTAGAVDTALAQEVKEALAALHFSRGGFRFRDFKLEQGLYTALAAAKDADGRPLFPVLGATNADGTMGQFFGSLAIGGLAGVPAWALPFVDGAANDSYLFNREDVHGWASNPQRLDFQYRVAFVDVAVWGYKALACTRTDGVRKITYDNAAV
- a CDS encoding phage tail tape measure protein produces the protein MAGLGPTVKLVFAGDATQLDKTMKDVGDSGDRMVKAFSAKSAGLALAGGMAATGLVDAFQQNLDIGSANAKLEAQLGAGSELAAAAGEIAGNLYADAYGDSLATVNDAVKTVLQSGALMEDASNEQIQAITANAMSLSDAFGVDVQSSMNAVAQLMRTGLAPSAEAALDVITRGFQQGVDKGGDFLDTLNEYSTQFRKLGLDATSATGLMSQGLQAGARDADVVADALKEFSIRAVDGSKTTADGFKMLGLNADQMASQIAQGGQTASAGLDVVLDRLRDIKDPVLQSQAAVALFGTQAEDLGAALYALDPTTAVAALGNVDGAAAVVNETLSDTAQNKITALQRGFQDWTNSLVTTNGPLGDLAAGVMAFGQPALTMLSSIGVIALAFQGFGMTLLTTVIPAVWSFTTALLANPITWIVLGVIALIAAIVLLITHFDQVKAVATSVISWIGDRFEWVKNLVGGVAGWIRDRFVEGFNWVRNVAGGVFDWFGSLPGRIGGVFSTIGEGIKNAFRSAFNFVADIWNNTVGRISITIPSWVPVIGGNSFSAPKIPKFHTGGVVPGAPGQEVLALLQAGETVIPANASGGAGAIVIKGDGSPIAEVLIEVLSKAIRGQGGNVQEVLGG